The following is a genomic window from Candidatus Polarisedimenticolia bacterium.
GGTGACGTCGATCCGCCGCCAGCCGCGCTCTCGACCGGCTGCCTTCACCGCCTCGATCAGGGCTGCCCCGATTCCGCTGCCGCGGTGCTCCGGCACCACGAACATCTCGTTGATGATGCCGTAGAAGCCGTTGGCGTAGAGGGCGAAAGCCTCCGTGATGGTGGCCACGCCGACCGCGGTCCCCTCGGCCGAATAGGCCACGAAGGCGCGGTGCCGGGAGTTCCCTTCCCGCCAGGCGCTCGCCAGCGCCGCGGCCTGCAGGTCG
Proteins encoded in this region:
- a CDS encoding GNAT family N-acetyltransferase, whose amino-acid sequence is MTGHKVVEVGPEDAAMVFGLVAYLLRELGEEGDETGDLQAAALASAWREGNSRHRAFVAYSAEGTAVGVATITEAFALYANGFYGIINEMFVVPEHRGSGIGAALIEAVKAAGRERGWRRIDVTAPEASRWARTRSFYEREGFIFTGPKLKFLL